From the genome of Pungitius pungitius chromosome 20, fPunPun2.1, whole genome shotgun sequence:
TGCAGAGAAACAAGTGAATACAATCTCCTCCATCATCagtccttcctcctgctcctcctcttcttctccttctgctcctccttaaCAAAAGCTTGTTCACAGCTGATGAAGGGTTAGAGGACAGGGGGGACACGGGGTACCGGACGGACTGGGACACACAGCCAGCCTGGTCTGAGTCGGCGTGAGGAGGACATCTTTGGACTCTTCAGTCTGCTAcgcagcagcaggtgagaaCCTGCTGACCTCCTCAGCTCCTATTGGTGGCCCAGTGACCTCCTGACCTCACAAGACTTCACATCACGCCTCAGCAGGGCTTACttgtcccagcatgcactgcagTGCTGCCCCCCCTTTATCAACCCTTTCCCACgagaattacccacaagtcattgcaacaTGACGTAGACTTTGGtctaaaacatgaaaaacgTATAAAGTACAGAGAAGATaatcttatttcatttaattaacgTTGGAGCAGTTTGTTCTGATGTGGATTTCTATATTATAACATTCATATCGGAAGATATTCCACTGAATTCTATTACTTAATGTtgcatttaaaagtgaactcttcCACACTGACTGAGCACGcgcccgcactgcatgctgggatatgctgggccgcAAAGGCCAGAGCGGATGTGTCCTCCACGTCGGCTGCGTCCAGAGGAGCCGACGGAGCGGGACAGAGCCTCAGCAGAGGCGACAAACGCGTCCTTAAGGACATCGATtactacattttaaatgtcaacacGCTTTTTATGATCATCCTTCTGAAGCAGCGTCACTACATCAGATGCTAAACTCACTTTATAAAGAACTGTGATCAAAACGCGGGGTGCGGCCCTTTAAGGAGCCACGGGGATCGATAGCCGGCTCCGTGACGTCACCATGAAGACACGTTAACGCAGGTTCTGCTtgctacaaaaaagaaaaactttatttttcttgcatATTGCACAAAACAATGAACAAAACGTGTGCATTTAAACgtgataaaaaatgtaacatcCAGTTTGCGCTCACTCACACATATGTACACAAAAGGGCTAAACTTTATCTTACAACATTTACAACCCGGACCACCAGACCCACTTCCGGTTCTGCACACGCGTTTTTTAAAACCGCAAGGCAGGGATTCGAACCCTCGCAGGTCGAACATGGCAGAGAAGAAGTGCctgaaacaaaaacagtttgtaCAAAAATATGCCtgaaaatatttgcatttcttgATAGTATTAAAAAACACGAGGTATGTTTGGTTGTGTGAATATCAAAATAAAGGGCTCCtgcggggggcggggcttaagtCAAAAAAGTCACGTAAAAGATGTGGTTCCGGCTCCATCCAGACAGTACAGTTCATTCAAGGCTTAGCCACGGAAACTTAAATCCACGAACTCGGTTGAGCTTTGCAGAAGAATCAGAAGGTGAAGACCAGGTCCGAGAAGCTCGCCTCCAGCCAGCTGCCCGCGATCATCTCGCTGAGCTCCTGCGTGCAGTAGTCCGGGAAGTCGAAGTGCGACCCGCGGCTCCCGGAGCTGCTGCTCGAGTCCAGGTCCGTGTCCACCAGCGACAGGCCcacggcccccggggggggcgggctgcACGCGGCGGAGCTCCACGGCTCCGAGGAGGACGCGTGCAGGCCGGCCAGCAGGCTCAGCGTGAAGTCGGTCCCGTCccgctcctcctcgtcgtctccTCCGCAGATCGAAGAGGAGGAGCGGGACGAGGACGCGGGCGAGAGGGACGCCGGTGTCCCGGCGCTCCTCCGCGTGATGTCCTTGAAGCTGTAGAAGAGCCGCCCGGTGGGCTCGGTTCTCTCCGGTCCCGCTGCGCCctgctggtcctcctcctcggagtcgtcttcatcatcgtcgtcatcctcctcgtcGGTAAACTCCCGTTTGACGAGCTTGCTGGTCAACAGGTACCGGTACCGGGGGTCCGGGACGGTGCCGCTCGCTCGGACCGCCGCCCCCTTCATCTTGGAGACCCTCTTCCGGCCCACCGTCTTCTCCGGGGAGCGAACGCACGGCTTCCCGGGAGGAGGCGCCGCGCAGCCGTCCGCCTTGGGCTTCTTCTTGGGCCGGTACTTGTAGTCCGGGTAGTCCGCCATGTGCTGCAGCCGGAGCCGCTCCGCCTCCCGCACGAACGGGATCTTCTCGGTGTCCTTCAGCGTCTTCCAGCGCTTCCCGAGCCGCTTGGAGATCTCGGCGTTGTGCATGTCCGGCGCCTGCTCCATGATCTTCCGGCGCTCCCCCTTGGACCAAACCATGAAGGCGTTCATGGGCCGCTTGATGTGACCGGACGCCGTCTTGCACCCGTCCGGTTTCTGCGGCTCCGGGCGGCGGGCTGAGACCGTGAGCGGCGGCTCGCCGGTCCCGCCATGCTGGTTCTGCAGAACCATGGTGCGGAGCACACGGTTCTCTCTGTCCGCTTTACTTCCGCCGGTTGTGTCTACGAGCCGTTACACCGACGGCATCGCTGCTCTGTTCGAAACGACCGAACCGGCGTCTTCTTAACCGGCTGAGCATGTGCGTGCCGTCTccctctcagccaatcagcgctCTTCTTCTCCAGGGTACCCCCGCCTCCTTGGCACTGTCGACCAATCAGCGATCTTTTTCGCCAGGAAACTTCCCGCCTTCACAAGTCACTTCCGGCCAATCAGCGCTCTTCTTCTCCAAAAAAAATATGCCTTCCTGCCTTCACAGcggtctcagccaatcacagcttcCCTTCCCGCCCCATGTGCCCTCCCACCACTCGCTTCAATTCGAGTTCAATAGCTTCGTTCTCCGAGCCGACGGATCCAAAGTTAACGTGTTTCTATCGGTGATAATCGGCTTTGAATCAGCGGATCGATTGCTAGTCTGGATCGAAGTAAACACAGTTCAGCTTCCCTTTTCTGTGTGGTCACAAAATATTAAATTGGGTGATATTCTCTTTACATTTAACACcatgaaaagaagaaataaaacagaaataaacctCAGtttttgcaacaacaaaaagggaatTTCTGGATGCTTCCTGGAATCTGTGGgaattttcatttttcaggGATCCAAAGAACTCCTGCAGTTTTTTAAAGGATTAAATAGTCATTGAGTCCTCAAGGTGACTTGGAAAGGGTTCAGGGGCCATCTGCCAGGTTCCAGGAGTTCTGTACATCAGCAAGTGATCAATAAGTTTTCCAGGTCCTGATATGGATGATACTCTATTTTACACATCATCAATAATTATTTCATGCTTAAGTCTAGTTTGCGTGATGCGTTTGTGTCTCTGAACAGGAGAATATATCCATACACACGTTACATTTTAAGGACTGGCTGCATCAACACGTGGTTTCTTCCTCCCAGTGAAAGTTCCCACgaaggcggccatcttggttcCTGTCCTTTCCTAACTGCTCATGAACTCTCTTAACCACCTTTCCTTGACCCCATGACATTTTCTATAGAGGAAAAGTGGGAACAGACATTTCAGACAGTCATATTTTTGACCAGCCGATGATTCACTTCAGCCTCTGTTGTGTGattaataaaattgtttttcattggCCGGTCAACGTTGACTTTGGGCGAGGAGGTGAATGGATATAACAAGAAGTAGTCCCAACATTCACCTCAACAAACAAAACTCCTCTAGCTGTAAAAAGATATTTCTACGTGTGAAAACAAACTGACTATTGAttaggccgtgtgtgtgtgtgtgtgtgtgtgtgtgtgcgtgtgtgtgtgctaccaCCCATTCACATAGATGAGCTGAGCCGTTACTCAGGAATGTGGCTGTTGTTCTCGGAGCTGTCAGGGGTCAAAGgttgaactgctgctgctgagtcGCCAATGGAAGAGAAATATAATCAACCAACATCAGAGACCTCGCTTATTGTGCTTTATACCGATAAAGTGTGATAAAGATTCAAAAACCTTTTGCTGGGTGATGACAGTTTTTAGTTGAAATATCCTCGAGCTAAAAACCTTCAAGTGACATCTTCTACTCTTCGACCTGAGCAGATTTGACTCGTTTCCACTGGAAACTTCGTAGTAAATCCTCATTATCTCAATCTGAAAGGGATGACTTTTTAAAAGTTTAGGCTCAACATGCAGATTTAAAAGAacctgtaaacattttttttatacttaCAATTGTTATTGCAAGATGTTACACCATATTATCCTTAAAAATGCTGAATGTGTTCTATTAAAGTATGTTGTCCACTTCACGTTCATTGATGACAGTATTTCATAACAGAAAGATTATTTTACCATGTTTTTGCTCTCAGTATCAGTTACCTTGTTCTTTTCTTCACAGCATAGAAATCCCAGAGCGCCTCctgacccccccgaccccccgacCCCGCCTATCCTTTTAACATGTGTAAGGAGCCGAGGCGTGTTTGAGGGTCGGATGGATTTGCATCTGCGAAGAGCTTCTTGTAAACACCTAAACCCTCCTCAAACAAGCATGCTAATGAGCTTTTACTGCAGCGGGGTGCCATTTAAAGTTCTAATTCAGTAACTACTCCAGAGCCAGAAGACGTTCAGTCTTGTTCTTGTGTTACCAGATGATAACG
Proteins encoded in this window:
- the sox11b gene encoding transcription factor SOX-11b; the encoded protein is MVLQNQHGGTGEPPLTVSARRPEPQKPDGCKTASGHIKRPMNAFMVWSKGERRKIMEQAPDMHNAEISKRLGKRWKTLKDTEKIPFVREAERLRLQHMADYPDYKYRPKKKPKADGCAAPPPGKPCVRSPEKTVGRKRVSKMKGAAVRASGTVPDPRYRYLLTSKLVKREFTDEEDDDDDEDDSEEEDQQGAAGPERTEPTGRLFYSFKDITRRSAGTPASLSPASSSRSSSSICGGDDEEERDGTDFTLSLLAGLHASSSEPWSSAACSPPPPGAVGLSLVDTDLDSSSSSGSRGSHFDFPDYCTQELSEMIAGSWLEASFSDLVFTF